One region of Hymenobacter sediminicola genomic DNA includes:
- a CDS encoding aconitate hydratase, whose product MAFDLEMIKAVYAGMGSRIEAARTAVGRPLTLTEKILYAHLYGGTVSQAFERGVSYVDFAPDRVAMQDATAQMALLQFMQAGKPQAAVPSTVHCDHLIQAKEGATEDLAIANSENKEVYDFLASVSNKYGIGFWKPGAGIIHQVVLENYAFPGGMMIGTDSHTPNAGGLGMIAIGVGGADAVDVMAGMAWELKFPKVIGVKLTGKMNGWTSAKDVILKVAGILTVKGGTGAIVEYFGEGANSLSATGKGTICNMGAEIGATTSVFSYDEKMGDYLRSTERADIADLAAGVAQHLRADDEVYANPEAFYDRLIEINLDELEPYVNGPFTPDAAWPISQFAAAVKEHGWPEKLEVGLIGSCTNSSYEDITRAASIAGQAVSKGLTVNAEFTVTPGSELVRYTVERDGLLDTFAQMGGVVLANACGPCIGQWARHTDDPKRRNSIITSFNRNFAKRNDGNPNTHAFVASPEIVTAFAIAGDLTFNPLTDTLTTKDGQQVKFDEPQGIELPPAGFAVEDAGFQAPAADGSGVQVLVAPTSDRLQLLDPFKPWEGTDLKGLRLLIKAQGKCTTDHISMAGPWLKYRGHLDNISNNMLIGAINAFNGEANSVKDGLTQGTPYSPVPAVARNYKAQGIGSIVVGDENYGEGSSREHAAMEPRHLGVRAILVKSFARIHETNLKKQGMLGLTFANKADYDLIEEDDTFDIIGLTEFAPGKPLQIRLHHADGDTDLITVNHTYNEGQIEWFKAGSALNLIRLKESGEAQLSQK is encoded by the coding sequence ATGGCGTTTGACTTAGAGATGATCAAGGCTGTGTACGCTGGCATGGGCTCCCGCATTGAGGCCGCCCGTACCGCCGTTGGCCGCCCGCTTACCCTGACCGAAAAAATCCTGTACGCTCACCTGTACGGCGGCACTGTTTCGCAGGCGTTTGAGCGGGGCGTTTCCTACGTCGATTTCGCCCCCGACCGGGTAGCTATGCAGGATGCTACCGCCCAGATGGCGCTGCTCCAGTTCATGCAGGCCGGCAAGCCTCAGGCCGCCGTGCCCAGCACCGTGCACTGCGACCACCTGATTCAGGCTAAAGAAGGCGCTACCGAAGATTTGGCCATTGCCAACTCCGAAAACAAAGAGGTGTACGACTTCCTGGCTTCGGTTTCCAATAAATACGGCATCGGCTTCTGGAAGCCCGGCGCTGGTATTATTCACCAAGTGGTGCTCGAAAACTATGCCTTCCCCGGCGGCATGATGATCGGCACCGACTCACATACGCCCAACGCGGGTGGCCTCGGCATGATTGCCATTGGCGTAGGCGGCGCCGACGCCGTGGACGTAATGGCCGGTATGGCCTGGGAGCTGAAGTTCCCGAAAGTAATCGGCGTGAAGCTGACCGGCAAAATGAACGGCTGGACTTCGGCCAAAGACGTTATCCTGAAAGTAGCCGGCATCCTGACCGTAAAAGGTGGTACCGGCGCTATTGTGGAGTACTTCGGCGAAGGCGCTAACAGCCTCTCCGCCACCGGCAAAGGCACCATCTGCAACATGGGCGCGGAAATCGGAGCCACCACTTCGGTGTTCAGCTACGACGAGAAGATGGGCGACTACCTGCGCTCCACCGAGCGGGCCGACATTGCTGACCTCGCCGCCGGCGTGGCCCAGCACCTGCGCGCCGACGACGAGGTGTACGCCAACCCCGAAGCTTTCTACGACCGTCTTATCGAAATTAACCTCGACGAGTTGGAGCCCTACGTGAACGGCCCGTTCACGCCGGACGCTGCTTGGCCAATTTCGCAATTCGCGGCAGCCGTAAAAGAGCACGGCTGGCCCGAGAAGCTGGAAGTTGGCCTGATTGGCTCGTGCACCAACTCCAGCTACGAGGACATCACGCGCGCCGCCAGCATTGCCGGCCAGGCTGTAAGCAAAGGCCTCACGGTCAACGCTGAATTTACCGTGACGCCTGGCTCGGAGCTGGTGCGCTACACCGTGGAGCGTGACGGTTTGCTGGACACCTTCGCCCAGATGGGCGGCGTGGTGCTGGCCAACGCCTGCGGTCCGTGCATCGGTCAGTGGGCCCGCCACACCGACGACCCGAAGCGCCGTAACTCCATCATCACGAGCTTCAACCGCAACTTTGCCAAGCGCAACGACGGCAACCCGAACACCCACGCCTTCGTGGCTTCGCCCGAAATCGTGACGGCCTTCGCCATTGCCGGCGACCTGACTTTCAACCCTCTCACCGACACGCTGACGACCAAAGACGGCCAGCAGGTGAAGTTCGACGAGCCGCAGGGCATTGAGCTGCCACCCGCTGGTTTTGCCGTAGAAGATGCCGGTTTCCAGGCCCCCGCTGCCGATGGCTCGGGCGTGCAGGTACTAGTAGCGCCTACTTCCGACCGTCTGCAACTGCTCGACCCGTTCAAGCCGTGGGAAGGCACCGACCTGAAAGGGTTGCGCCTGCTCATCAAGGCCCAGGGCAAGTGCACCACCGACCACATTTCGATGGCCGGCCCGTGGCTGAAATACCGCGGCCACTTGGACAATATCTCCAATAACATGCTCATCGGGGCCATCAACGCCTTCAACGGCGAAGCCAACTCGGTGAAAGATGGCCTGACCCAAGGCACGCCATACTCACCAGTACCGGCGGTGGCGCGTAACTACAAAGCTCAAGGCATCGGGTCAATTGTAGTAGGCGACGAGAACTACGGTGAAGGTAGCTCGCGCGAGCACGCTGCCATGGAGCCCCGCCACTTGGGCGTGCGTGCTATCCTGGTGAAGAGCTTCGCCCGGATTCACGAAACCAACCTCAAGAAGCAGGGCATGCTGGGCCTCACCTTCGCCAACAAGGCCGATTACGACCTGATTGAGGAGGACGACACGTTCGACATCATTGGCCTGACGGAGTTTGCCCCCGGCAAGCCCCTGCAGATCCGTCTGCACCACGCCGACGGTGACACCGACCTCATCACGGTGAACCACACCTACAATGAAGGCCAGATTGAGTGGTTCAAAGCTGGCTCGGCCCTGAACCTGATTCGTCTGAAAGAGTCGGGCGAAGCACAACTGTCGCAGAAGTAA
- a CDS encoding peroxiredoxin family protein, whose protein sequence is MPVAIDIRKAVLGAGLALAAVACQPNSSTSENQAATEAAGTAAATALSAGTWRGVLSAQGQEIPFLFDVATDGGKPTVTLRNGEERLKLDEISSAGDSTTIRLGVFDAALVVRADGADKLKGTWVKYDGKEPYRVAFAAQKASADAALFTGTAKNTSVFGDLKKGGTFRTTFKGSDGETTPAVGIITQDSLNPTQLTGTFLTTTGDYRYLAGNLVTKADGEHILLSTFDGSHGFLFDGKLDKPGNINSISGDFYSGKSGHETWTATLDPNAKLPDANALTGMKPGQKKLDFKFPSIYEGGSISPSDPKYKGKVVVLQILGSWCPNCMDETNFLAPWYEKNKQRGVEIIGLGYERTTDQKVASQKLLKMKERMNIGYDLAVAGQASSAEASKSLPQLQKVIAFPTTIFLDKKGEVRKIHTGYSGPGTGKYYEQEVAEFNKTIDQLLAE, encoded by the coding sequence ATGCCCGTTGCCATTGACATTCGCAAGGCAGTACTCGGGGCCGGACTCGCGCTGGCCGCCGTGGCCTGCCAGCCCAATTCCTCTACTTCTGAAAACCAGGCCGCTACCGAAGCTGCCGGCACCGCCGCCGCTACAGCGCTTTCGGCTGGCACCTGGCGCGGCGTGCTTTCGGCCCAGGGCCAGGAAATACCGTTTCTATTTGACGTAGCCACCGACGGCGGCAAGCCCACCGTGACGCTCCGCAACGGTGAGGAACGCCTCAAGCTCGACGAAATCAGTTCAGCTGGCGACTCTACTACCATACGGCTGGGCGTATTCGATGCCGCGCTGGTCGTGCGCGCTGATGGTGCTGATAAGCTCAAGGGAACTTGGGTAAAATACGACGGCAAGGAGCCGTATCGGGTGGCGTTTGCTGCTCAGAAAGCTAGTGCTGATGCAGCCTTATTTACGGGCACGGCCAAAAACACGTCAGTTTTCGGTGACCTGAAGAAAGGCGGAACGTTCCGCACAACGTTCAAGGGCAGCGACGGCGAAACCACGCCGGCCGTGGGCATTATCACCCAGGATTCCCTAAATCCCACCCAGCTCACCGGCACGTTCCTGACTACCACCGGCGACTACCGCTACCTGGCCGGCAACCTAGTGACGAAGGCCGACGGCGAGCATATCCTGCTATCTACTTTCGACGGCAGCCACGGCTTTCTATTTGATGGCAAGTTGGACAAGCCTGGCAACATCAACAGCATCAGCGGCGACTTCTACAGCGGCAAATCGGGCCACGAAACCTGGACTGCCACGCTCGACCCCAATGCAAAGCTGCCCGATGCTAATGCACTCACTGGCATGAAGCCCGGCCAAAAAAAGCTGGATTTCAAGTTTCCGAGTATCTACGAAGGCGGCAGCATCTCCCCTTCCGACCCCAAGTACAAGGGCAAAGTGGTGGTGCTCCAGATCCTCGGCTCGTGGTGCCCCAACTGCATGGACGAAACTAACTTCCTGGCGCCCTGGTACGAGAAGAACAAGCAGCGCGGCGTCGAAATCATCGGGCTGGGCTACGAGCGCACCACCGACCAGAAGGTGGCCTCGCAGAAGCTGCTGAAGATGAAGGAGCGCATGAACATCGGCTACGACCTGGCCGTGGCTGGGCAGGCCTCGTCGGCGGAGGCCAGCAAGTCGCTGCCGCAGCTGCAAAAGGTCATTGCCTTCCCCACCACCATTTTCCTGGATAAGAAAGGCGAGGTGCGCAAGATTCACACCGGCTACTCAGGCCCCGGTACCGGCAAATATTACGAGCAGGAAGTAGCTGAATTCAACAAAACGATTGACCAGCTGCTAGCGGAATAA
- a CDS encoding GNAT family N-acetyltransferase: MTTPLSLLTTPHALVPQLETPDLLLRAPQVSDLPEFNVLANDPAFYRYLGNKPMTEEEIWRRMLGQLGHWALLGYGAWSIEEKATGKYIGTVGFFDYQRDLTPSLKGTLEAGWTIAPRVHGRGFATQALQVALAWIEPRFPSARLTCIIDPENVPSLAVARKFGFREFARSSYHNEPIVLLERTR, from the coding sequence ATGACAACTCCTCTGAGCCTGCTGACGACTCCACATGCGCTGGTTCCTCAGCTCGAAACTCCCGATTTGCTGCTGCGTGCTCCACAGGTATCCGACCTGCCGGAGTTCAATGTCCTGGCCAACGACCCTGCTTTTTACCGCTACCTGGGCAATAAGCCCATGACGGAAGAAGAAATATGGCGCCGGATGCTGGGGCAGCTAGGCCATTGGGCACTGCTCGGCTATGGGGCATGGTCAATAGAAGAAAAAGCAACCGGTAAATATATCGGCACCGTAGGCTTCTTCGACTACCAACGTGACCTGACGCCTTCCCTCAAAGGAACGCTGGAAGCGGGCTGGACGATAGCCCCGCGGGTGCACGGCCGTGGTTTTGCCACACAGGCTCTGCAGGTGGCCCTTGCCTGGATAGAACCCCGTTTCCCCTCGGCGCGCCTCACCTGCATCATCGACCCCGAAAACGTGCCTTCGCTGGCTGTGGCGCGCAAATTCGGGTTCCGGGAATTCGCCCGATCCTCCTATCACAACGAACCTATTGTGCTTCTAGAACGCACCCGTTAG
- a CDS encoding cytochrome P450, with translation MSISTLPSAPELTTLPKVPRWRTLLGSLAMAREPIRNLDRALSHHGDTVGLHLGGVRPCIVTRDPALAQHILQKNHRRYLKSDLTHGLIRYLGRGLLTNEGADWLRQRRLIQPGFHKQRLTALTRLMQAAAEEWSADLRARLQAAPQSTLTVDIHAEMTRVAFHIIAQATFGTSMADAERNRLSDILTRIQAFYVRTIRQPYLRPWFMARGAYKKHEALSQELRELVRGYIRRRQSTVSESPAPDDLLQMLLDARYEDTGEGMSEAQLLDEANILLLAGHETSANALSWLFYLLAQHPQAAQRVRQERVAAGLAQRPPEFAELPQLTYAQQVVQETMRLYPPAWILDRVALEDDEFRGLPIPKGTLFSIYIYGIHRHPGLWPDPDAFRPERFASGQEPPIPAYAYLPFGGGPRLCVGNHFALTEIQLVLLEALHHFDFQPTAPDAPGTDPLVTLRPKGPLWLRVTNASATRVA, from the coding sequence ATGTCTATTTCCACTTTGCCCAGCGCCCCTGAACTAACTACGTTGCCCAAGGTGCCACGGTGGCGCACCTTGCTTGGTTCCCTGGCTATGGCCCGCGAGCCTATCCGCAACCTCGACCGAGCCCTTTCGCACCACGGCGACACGGTGGGTTTGCACCTGGGCGGCGTGCGGCCTTGTATTGTAACGCGTGACCCGGCGCTGGCTCAGCATATTCTGCAGAAAAACCACCGCCGTTACCTCAAATCCGACCTGACGCATGGCCTCATTCGGTACCTAGGGCGCGGGTTGCTCACCAACGAAGGCGCCGACTGGCTCCGGCAGCGCCGCCTGATCCAGCCGGGCTTTCATAAGCAGCGTCTCACGGCCCTGACCCGCCTGATGCAGGCCGCTGCCGAGGAGTGGAGCGCCGACCTGCGCGCCCGCCTGCAGGCCGCGCCCCAGAGCACGCTCACGGTAGATATTCATGCTGAAATGACCCGGGTAGCCTTCCACATTATTGCGCAAGCCACCTTTGGTACCAGTATGGCCGATGCGGAGCGTAACCGGCTGTCGGACATTCTCACGCGCATTCAGGCCTTTTATGTGCGCACCATCCGGCAACCCTATCTACGGCCGTGGTTTATGGCGCGGGGCGCGTACAAAAAGCACGAGGCGCTCAGCCAAGAGTTGCGCGAGTTAGTGCGGGGATACATTCGGCGGCGCCAGAGCACCGTTTCAGAAAGTCCTGCGCCCGACGACCTGCTGCAGATGCTGCTGGATGCGCGCTATGAAGACACTGGCGAAGGCATGAGTGAGGCACAGTTGCTGGATGAGGCCAATATTCTGCTGCTGGCCGGCCACGAAACCAGCGCCAACGCTTTGAGTTGGCTATTCTATCTGCTGGCCCAGCATCCACAGGCGGCCCAACGGGTGCGGCAGGAGCGGGTCGCGGCAGGGCTGGCCCAGCGTCCGCCGGAATTTGCCGAACTCCCGCAGCTAACCTATGCCCAGCAGGTGGTGCAGGAAACTATGCGCCTCTACCCGCCGGCCTGGATTCTGGACCGGGTGGCGCTGGAAGACGACGAGTTTCGGGGGCTGCCTATTCCGAAAGGCACGCTGTTTTCCATCTACATCTACGGCATTCACCGCCACCCTGGCCTGTGGCCGGACCCTGATGCATTCCGACCTGAGCGGTTTGCGTCCGGCCAGGAACCACCAATTCCAGCCTATGCTTATCTGCCTTTTGGGGGTGGGCCACGCCTGTGCGTCGGCAACCACTTTGCTCTTACCGAAATTCAGCTGGTATTGCTGGAGGCGCTACACCACTTCGATTTTCAGCCTACTGCCCCCGATGCTCCTGGCACCGACCCGCTGGTGACACTACGCCCGAAAGGCCCACTGTGGCTGCGGGTAACCAACGCCTCAGCCACACGAGTAGCTTAG
- a CDS encoding polyprenyl synthetase family protein produces the protein MTVTLDQIQAPIAAEMEEFEKKFRASMQTRQLLLDKIMGYIVKRKGKQIRPMFVFFTAKISGGDPLPEATFRGAALIELLHTATLVHDDVVDESNYRRGFFSINALWKNKIAVLVGDYLLSKGLLLSLENDDYDLLKIVSNAVKELSEGELLQIEKARRLDITEDVYFDIIRQKTASLIASCCAVGAASAGADKDTIERARLFGEKVGMAFQIKDDLFDFGTTEIGKPVGIDIKEKKMTLPLIYALQQADWLTKRRIIYNVKNNDGRKDRVQAVIEFVKQSGGLDYAIRIMERYRDEALNILRTFPESASRTSLEQLINYTIERNH, from the coding sequence ATGACCGTTACGCTGGACCAGATACAGGCGCCTATTGCCGCCGAAATGGAGGAGTTCGAGAAGAAATTCCGGGCGTCCATGCAAACGCGGCAGTTACTGCTGGATAAGATTATGGGCTATATCGTGAAGCGCAAGGGCAAGCAGATCCGGCCCATGTTTGTGTTTTTCACGGCCAAAATCAGCGGTGGCGACCCGCTGCCCGAAGCCACGTTCCGCGGCGCGGCCCTTATTGAACTGCTGCATACGGCCACTCTCGTCCACGACGATGTGGTGGACGAAAGCAACTACCGGCGCGGCTTTTTCAGCATCAATGCCCTCTGGAAAAACAAGATTGCCGTGCTCGTCGGCGACTACCTGCTCAGCAAAGGCCTGCTGCTGAGCCTCGAAAACGACGATTACGATCTGCTCAAAATTGTGAGCAATGCGGTGAAGGAACTGAGCGAGGGCGAACTGCTGCAAATTGAAAAAGCCCGCCGCCTCGATATCACCGAGGACGTGTACTTCGATATTATTCGCCAGAAAACAGCCTCGCTTATTGCTTCCTGCTGCGCTGTGGGTGCTGCTTCGGCTGGCGCCGACAAGGACACTATTGAGCGGGCCCGTCTTTTCGGCGAAAAAGTAGGCATGGCTTTCCAGATCAAAGACGACCTGTTTGATTTTGGCACCACCGAAATCGGCAAGCCGGTGGGCATCGACATCAAGGAAAAAAAGATGACGCTGCCGCTCATTTATGCGCTGCAGCAAGCCGACTGGCTCACGAAGCGCCGCATCATCTACAACGTGAAAAACAACGACGGCCGCAAAGACCGGGTACAGGCTGTCATCGAGTTTGTGAAGCAGTCCGGAGGGCTAGATTACGCTATCCGGATCATGGAGCGCTACCGCGACGAGGCACTGAACATACTGCGCACCTTTCCCGAGTCGGCGTCGCGCACTTCACTGGAGCAGCTCATTAACTATACCATCGAGCGGAACCACTAA
- a CDS encoding alpha/beta hydrolase family protein, producing the protein MSASPVRLDFQLTSARHTRPFTADARYLPDGRPKPVVVFVHGFKGFKDWGHFNVLADWFAQQGFVFVKLNLSHNGLVVGGTGDLEDLEAFGRNNFSLELDDIGTLLDHLEQHTAVLPATEADFSRLALIGHSRGGGLVLLKAAEDARVKAVVTWAAISNVNPGWTDELMQHWQQQGVYHVENTRTKQQLPLYYQIVEDYHQNRLRLDIAHNLRRKLRQPLLIVHGDQDETVPVERAHELKGWKPEAELVLLPAVTHNFGGGHPWQQAELPNEAQQAAEATVEFLRRVV; encoded by the coding sequence ATGTCTGCGTCTCCTGTTCGTCTCGATTTCCAACTCACTAGCGCCCGGCACACCCGGCCGTTCACGGCCGATGCCCGCTACCTGCCCGATGGCCGGCCCAAACCAGTGGTGGTGTTTGTGCATGGGTTTAAGGGTTTCAAGGACTGGGGGCATTTTAATGTGCTGGCAGACTGGTTTGCGCAGCAGGGATTTGTGTTCGTGAAACTCAACCTTTCGCACAATGGTCTCGTGGTGGGCGGCACCGGCGACCTGGAGGACCTGGAAGCTTTCGGCCGCAACAATTTCAGCCTGGAACTAGACGATATTGGTACGCTGCTAGACCATCTGGAGCAACATACTGCCGTGTTACCGGCCACTGAAGCCGACTTTTCACGGTTGGCACTCATTGGGCATAGCCGCGGTGGCGGGCTGGTGCTGCTGAAAGCAGCCGAAGATGCGCGCGTGAAAGCCGTTGTAACCTGGGCTGCCATCAGCAATGTAAACCCCGGCTGGACCGACGAGTTGATGCAGCATTGGCAGCAGCAGGGCGTGTATCACGTAGAGAATACCCGCACCAAACAGCAGTTGCCGCTCTACTACCAGATTGTGGAAGACTACCACCAAAACCGGCTGCGCCTCGATATTGCGCACAACCTGCGCCGCAAGCTTCGCCAGCCACTGCTCATCGTGCACGGCGACCAAGACGAAACTGTGCCGGTGGAGCGTGCCCACGAGTTGAAAGGGTGGAAACCGGAAGCAGAGCTGGTTCTTCTGCCCGCTGTCACCCATAATTTCGGCGGCGGACACCCGTGGCAGCAGGCAGAGCTGCCAAACGAAGCGCAGCAAGCTGCTGAGGCAACGGTGGAGTTTTTGCGGCGGGTAGTATAA
- the folK gene encoding 2-amino-4-hydroxy-6-hydroxymethyldihydropteridine diphosphokinase gives MPVAYLLLGSNLGDRATILREALQHLQEVAGTVEAVSGLYETAAWGLEDQPPFLNQAVQLRTSLLPEKLLDACLATEQQAGRQRLVRWGARTLDVDILLYEDKVLHTPRLTVPHPRLPERRFALVPLADIAAAVTHPVLKRTVTELLASCQDELAVTRLK, from the coding sequence ATGCCTGTTGCCTACCTCCTGCTTGGCTCTAACCTCGGCGACCGGGCTACTATTCTGCGCGAAGCCCTACAGCACCTGCAGGAAGTAGCCGGCACAGTGGAGGCAGTTTCCGGGTTGTATGAAACCGCCGCCTGGGGCCTCGAAGACCAGCCACCTTTTCTCAACCAAGCTGTGCAGTTGCGCACGTCTCTGTTGCCGGAGAAGCTACTCGATGCCTGCTTAGCCACGGAGCAGCAAGCGGGTCGGCAACGTCTGGTGCGCTGGGGCGCCCGCACCTTGGATGTGGATATCCTGCTCTATGAGGATAAGGTGCTGCATACGCCACGCCTGACGGTGCCGCATCCGCGGCTGCCGGAACGCCGCTTTGCGCTGGTACCGCTGGCCGATATTGCCGCCGCCGTTACGCACCCAGTTCTAAAGCGAACAGTGACGGAGTTGCTGGCTTCGTGTCAGGATGAGCTTGCAGTTACCCGCTTAAAATAG
- a CDS encoding class I SAM-dependent methyltransferase — protein MEAQLEQIREQQKETWNRFSAGWRKWDEFTMDWLRPMGEEIINSLDLQATDIVLDVAAGTGEPGLTIATIVQDGKVVITDLAEKMLAVARDNAAKKGITNYETVACDVSELPFEDATFDAVSCRFGFMFFPDMLMAAREMVRVLKPGGKLAAAVWGMPEKNFWITAIMSTINRNMQLPAPPPGAPGMFRCGSPGFLADLFRKAGLKNVTEKEVTGTLNCGTNDNYWNFMNEVAAPVVFALSKADEATRDKIKQEVFALVDQKLPGKNTALDYGTVVVSGEK, from the coding sequence ATGGAAGCACAACTGGAGCAGATTCGGGAGCAGCAAAAAGAAACCTGGAACAGGTTTTCGGCCGGGTGGCGAAAGTGGGATGAGTTCACAATGGACTGGCTGCGGCCGATGGGAGAAGAAATAATCAACTCTTTGGATCTGCAGGCCACCGATATAGTACTGGATGTGGCAGCCGGCACCGGCGAGCCGGGCCTTACCATCGCCACCATTGTGCAGGATGGAAAGGTGGTAATTACGGACCTCGCGGAAAAGATGCTTGCCGTAGCCCGCGACAACGCCGCTAAAAAAGGCATTACCAATTACGAAACCGTAGCCTGCGACGTGTCGGAATTGCCGTTCGAGGACGCCACGTTTGATGCCGTGAGCTGCCGTTTCGGCTTCATGTTTTTTCCCGATATGCTGATGGCAGCCCGGGAAATGGTCCGTGTACTGAAGCCCGGCGGGAAATTGGCGGCAGCGGTGTGGGGTATGCCCGAAAAGAACTTCTGGATTACGGCCATCATGAGTACCATCAACCGGAATATGCAGCTACCGGCCCCGCCACCCGGTGCGCCCGGCATGTTTCGCTGTGGCAGCCCCGGCTTTCTGGCCGATTTGTTCCGAAAGGCCGGGCTGAAAAACGTGACCGAAAAGGAAGTAACTGGCACGCTCAATTGCGGCACGAATGACAACTATTGGAACTTCATGAATGAAGTAGCTGCCCCGGTAGTTTTTGCGCTGAGCAAAGCCGATGAAGCCACCAGAGACAAGATTAAGCAGGAGGTTTTTGCCTTAGTAGACCAAAAGCTACCTGGCAAAAATACAGCTCTGGACTACGGAACTGTGGTGGTGAGTGGCGAGAAATAG